In the Augochlora pura isolate Apur16 chromosome 7, APUR_v2.2.1, whole genome shotgun sequence genome, TTCATAAACTCTGGACATTGCTTCTAATTTCTGAGCTTTTTCTTTACTGAGTGGCTCGCTAGGGAATGTTAGTTCATTTGCTTCTGCTAGTGTGCGCAGATCAAAGTAATATTTAGCATACACACTCGAAGgaacatttatattgaattgtaGCATTTCCAAAAATTGCCTTTCTAATTCattcctaaataaatatattagatgataattaaaaattgttttatagacatttatcattatttatcatttgaACATTGACTTACATATCTCCTACTGAAATATCTTTGAGAATTTGACAGTAATCTATATTCCATACTGCCTGATCGTCCCATACTTTCGATGCTAGTAAAACGGCTCCAAGAACTATTCGTTTCCAATTAGCTGGCGTTATATCTATTTCGGCATATGTGAGTAGGCGTTCCAGATAAACTAACGTTATAATGGCACATTCAGCTGTAAGTTGAGCAGCGGTAAATAATGTTCtcacaaatttatatatttgtttatgttctgggttatatttatcataatctTCTGTAACTCCTTCTCCCTATAGAAGAtgacgaaattaaatgaatgtaTTCACTGTGtatgcattaaaataaatacacgcATCTAACTTACTGTCATTGGATGGAGTTTCTCATCAAATATATCGATTTGTCGTTGTGAGGTTCTGTTTTTTATGTGATAATAAACAGCTAAGGCAACACATTTCACAGTATTTTTAAGATTAGGTTGCGAAACAGTACTGTTGtctaaatatattgtactgCAACTGCTACTCTTTTTTAAAGGCCTTGTGTCGGCAATTTGATGCTGACTCTTTTTCCTTACCATGCCACCTAGAAAAGATTCTGTTATGAGCAAAAACTAGATCTAAAGCTGTTTATATtgtcagaaatatttgctattaataattaccattattgttacatatttaaaatatacataaaaccACACCACAtaacaataattgtataaaacacCTGGGgataataacaatacataCTTTCGATAGCTTGTTTTGATCGTTCCATAAAAATAGTACCGGTGCATGGATGTAACGACGGATCTGAATCCCAGTCTTCTGGCTCACGTTCACTAATATGTTGCAAATTATTACTGCTAACTCCACCTTCAGGTAAGTGTTCTTCAAGTCCACGCGTAACAGCTTCTGATCCTCGTTCTTTACGTCCGACTTGCGGACTAGAATAGACGCAGCAACTACTTTTATTTCCCATTCTTTCATGAGACTTGTCAATATCACTGCCTTATTTGCACCCCCAAAAAAACTTCATGAAATATCAATTGAACTGT is a window encoding:
- the Cycy gene encoding cyclin Y, whose protein sequence is MGNKSSCCVYSSPQVGRKERGSEAVTRGLEEHLPEGGVSSNNLQHISEREPEDWDSDPSLHPCTGTIFMERSKQAIESGMVRKKSQHQIADTRPLKKSSSCSTIYLDNSTVSQPNLKNTVKCVALAVYYHIKNRTSQRQIDIFDEKLHPMTGEGVTEDYDKYNPEHKQIYKFVRTLFTAAQLTAECAIITLVYLERLLTYAEIDITPANWKRIVLGAVLLASKVWDDQAVWNIDYCQILKDISVGDMNELERQFLEMLQFNINVPSSVYAKYYFDLRTLAEANELTFPSEPLSKEKAQKLEAMSRVYEDKVTTEALRTGNKKWSSLDNICIGGPRRSIAILS